A portion of the Channa argus isolate prfri chromosome 19, Channa argus male v1.0, whole genome shotgun sequence genome contains these proteins:
- the reck gene encoding reversion-inducing cysteine-rich protein with Kazal motifs — MRVCFQIISFLLSVNFYYQPLRAQDPSCCQHAAVASPCKEACDQLATIKSESRLKHLLQRLPSYCPESMNELWVCINSTLPGVSRITDSWVGLGCCELAISAECRRECRQASSKNDITKVCKKVTENSLYSCITKNEMGSTCCSYAGRHTTCREYCQAIFRTDSTPTVSQINAVKDYCQSQSPQLVNCVSNFTKSYPIRSPIDSLYCCDRAEATHCQVACRRILRTMNTEHEIMEGLINECGSQPLPQEPMWQCFLGSSHPPSPPEEETPHPAKMDCAKLHCCSKANTSLCRDMCQEISTNWGSQTWQDFDQLCEYNPVETELINCLADVREPCQLGCKDLTYCTNFNNRPTELFRSCNVQSDQGAMNDIKLWSNGTIKMPFMNIPVLDIRKCLPDMWKAVACSLQIKPCHSKSRGSVICKSDCIDILTKCGDRIRFHEGQTPERICEVLSPIDDPERCIPLHIYLTPSSLGNNVVEEVIHPCNPNPCPSNHLCQVNRKGCLDEVNCQPYLCVPGCKLGEASDFLVQQDTRIQVPTRTGPSGCYEVCTCGPSGRLENCVEMPCVDTNKPCNAGGEKKSHGTAFKVDCHKCFCFGGDAFCSTRECLDGNSDEERQHFTGLPCNCPDRFVPVCASNGRTYPSACVARCMGFQDSQFVFGQCRLSNPCATKPCQRNQRCVPKYRVCLSKSSDCHQYECVDRPAACDKNSVEPACDTDGLVHPNVCQLQQAGKTLAYMGHCQDVCRKPKQVCGHNSETYNTVCDAFSDRVAVDYEGPCHAVGAVSDAPESACSLIQCPPLSTPGCHPVTPPGACCPICASMLQILWNQDQMNTFSKLNKDQPVTVYDILQILRLHVSVPQCDVFGFLSIDSELVVLIAPVDHQPTQLQLQACSKEAEKIDSLINYASPTLVSQVPLSAFLASEITTSSIHSSGAALPSPLPPCLCFILGLLIAAVPGFHQL, encoded by the exons AATGAACTGTGGGTTTGCATCAACTCTACACTTCCAG GTGTATCCAGGATAACAGACAGCTGGGTGGGGCTGGGCTGCTGTGAGCTGGCCATCTCAGCTGAGTGTCGCCGGGAATGCAGACAG GCGTCATCCAAAAATGACATAACAAAAGTATGCAAAAAAGTCACAGAG AACTCCCTGTACAGCTGCATCACCAAAAATGAAa TGGGCTCCACGTGCTGCAGCTATGCAGGGCGTCACACCACCTGCAGGGAGTACTGCCAGGCCATATTCAGGACTGACTCGACGCCCACTGTGTCTCAGATCAATGCTGTCAAAGACTACTGTCAGAGTCAGAGCCCTCAGCTGGTCAACTGTGTCAGCAACTTCACCAAGTCCTACCCCATACGCAGCCCTATAGATA GTCTCTACTGCTGTGACCGGGCAGAGGCTACCCACTGCCAGGTAGCCTGCCGGAGAATCCTTCGGACCATGAACACAGAGCATGAGATCATGGAGGGTTTGATCAATGAGTGTGGCTCTCAGCCCCTCCCTCAGGAACCCATGTGGCAGTGCTTTCTAGGCAGTTCTCATCCTCCTTCCCCACCAGAAGAGGAGACCCCCCATCCTGCCAAGATGGACTGTGCCAAGTTGCACTGCTGCTCCAAGGCGAACACATCACTCTGCAG GGACATGTGTCAGGAGATCAGCACTAACTGGGGCAGCCAGACGTGGCAGGACTTCGACCAGCTCTGTGAATACAACCCAGTGGAGACCGAGCTCATCAACTGCCTGGCTGATGTCAGAGAGCCCTGCCAACTGGGCTGCAAGGACCTCACCTACTGCACCAACTTCAACAACAG GCCAACGGAGCTGTTCCGAAGCTGTAATGTCCAGTCAGATCAGGGCGCGATGAATGACATCAAGCTGTGGTCCAATGGGACTATCAAGATGCCGTTCATGAACATTCCAGTGCTGGACATCAGGAAGTGCCTCCCTGATATGTGGAAGGCTGTAGCTTGTTCCCTGCAGATCAAACCCTGTCACAGCAAGTCCAGAGGGAGCGTTATATGCAA GTCAGATTGTATAGACATTTTGACCAAGTGTGGGGACAGGATACGTTTCCACGAAGGACAAACACCAGAGCGGATCTGTGAGGTGCTGTCGCCCATCGATGACCCTGAACGCTGCATTCCTCTCCACATATACCTCA CCCCCAGTTCCCTAGGCAACAACGTTGTTGAGGAGGTCATCCATCCATGCAATCCAAACCCCTGCCCCAGCAACCATTTATGCCAGGTCAACAGGAAGGGCTGCCTTGATGAAGTCAACTGTCAACCATATCTGTGTGTTCCAG GCTGTAAACTGGGCGAAGCCTCGGATTTTCTGGTGCAGCAGGATACCCGCATCCAGGTGCCAACTCGTACTGGTCCATCTGGGTGCTACGAAGTGTGCACCTGTGGTCCCAGTGGACGTCTGGAGAACTGTGTGGAGATGCCCTGCGTGGACACCAACAAGCCCTGCAACGCAGGGGGAGAGAAGAAGA GTCATGGAACAGCTTTTAAAGTCGACTGCCACAAGTGCTTCTGCTTTGGAGGTGACGCCTTCTGCTCGACCAGAGAATGTCTCGACGGAAACTCAGATGAGGAGCGTCAACACTTTACCG GTCTTCCCTGTAATTGTCCAGACCGCTTTGTCCCAGTGTGTGCCTCTAATGGGCGTACATATCCCAGTGCCTGTGTGGCTCGATGCATGGGATTCCAAGATTCCCAGTTTGTCTTTGGCCAGTGCCGCCTCAGTAACCCATGTGCCACCAAACCCTGCCAGAGAAACCAGAG GTGTGTCCCAAAATACCGTGTGTGTCTGAGTAAGTCATCAGATTGCCACCAGTATGAGTGTGTTGACCGGCCAGCAGCCTGTGATAAGAACAGTGTGGAGCCCGCCTGTGATACTGACGGTCTGGTGCACCCCAACGTTTGCCAACTGCAACAGGCTGGAAAAACCCTGGCTTACATGGGCCACTGCCAA GATGTCTGTAGGAAGCCAAAGCAAGTATGTGGCCACAACAGTGAGACCTACAACACCGTGTGTGATGCTTTCTCTGACCGTGTGGCTGTGGACTACGAGGGCCCCTGCCACGCTGTGGGGGCTGTGTCTGATGCACCTGAGTCTGCATGTAGTTTAATTCAGTGTCCCCCTCTGTCCACTCCAGGCTGCCACCCAGTCACACCCCCAG GGGCATGCTGTCCAATCTGTGCCAGCATGCTGCAGATCCTCTGGAACCAAGACCAGATGAACACGTTCTCTAAG TTAAATAAAGATCAGCCGGTGACGGTCTACGACATCCTTCAAATTCTGCGGCTTCACGTCTCAGTGCCGCAGTGTGACGTCTTCGGTTTCCTCAGCATCGACAGTGAACTGGTGGTTCTCATCGCACCAGTGGACCACCAGCCAACACAGCTGCAG CTCCAAGCCTGCAGTAAGGAGGCTGAGAAGATTGATTCTCTCATCAACTACGCCAGCCCCACACTGGTCTCTCAAGTCCCTCTCTCCGCCTTCCTCGCCTCTGAGATCACGACCTCCTCCATCCACTCCTCTGGGGCTGCTCTGCCTTCACCTCTACCACCCTGCCTGTGCTTCATCCTTGGCCTCCTTATTGCTGCAGTCCCTGGTTTCCACCAGCTCTAA